The Halichoerus grypus chromosome 9, mHalGry1.hap1.1, whole genome shotgun sequence genomic sequence ttaaagcaacAACACCAACTACAAAAAGCAGATGGTACTAGAAAACAGAGATAACATagcaataatttaaaagatactaTACTAATGTTTTTCCACTTTCCTGaactttattaaagaaaaagcaatgatgGTAAATCTCAAGAACATAGTCAATTTTCTAGGATTCTTCCCTTGAAAATGTGACATTTGATTTCCAAACACATGCCAGAGTGTACATGGTTCCCAATTGTACTAAGTAGGTAAGAATCTGAAATCCTAAAATGTTCATCTTCCAACtttccccagtctgtggtctGTCTTTGGATCAGCAATAATTGCCTGAACAGCTACTACGGCTTCATTAATTTTTGTCTGTAGCTCTCTGAGCTCTTCTATATGCAGCAATCGCAGAATTTGAGCAGCTTCGTTAAGAACTGCATCTCCTGTGTCAAAACCAAGCATATGTTTGTCTAAAGCAACAGGCAAGCCCTCTTCCGTCTGGTTTGCTTTAGCACCTGCATCCTGGGTCAGGCGCTCCCGGACCAAAATGCGAATTGCCTTCAGCATTGCCAGGTAATCGTCATGACGCTCAATCTGAGGAAGGTCGGCCAAAGCCATTACACCAGCCTTAAAATCAGGATTACTTACATCCAAGTTGATCAATGGCTCTGCATTTTTAGCTGCATTGTCAGCATTTTTTGTATTATCAGGTACCAAGTCCTTGTATTTATCAGCATTATCTCCATATTCAAGTCTAACAGCTAAACCAAGAAGCCAGTCAATTGCTTCTTGTTGCTCTTGAACCTTGAAAGGACAGTTAACATCTTTGAGATACTTTTCAAAGAACTTGGGCCAGTCACTGCTGTGGATGTTTCTTAAATTATCTCTGTCTTCAATCTTGTAGTGTCTGATTTTCTGGTCTTCAAGCCAAACAATACAGTTTCTAAATTCTGTTTCATCTTTGCAGTTGAAGCCAGCCGGGTTGTGGTAGTCGAGGGCTGTCAGCTTGCGTCGGAACATGGTCCCCGTGTCTCGCTCTGGTCCCCCAGGCTTCGGCCAGGAGAGGACAGGcccatactaattttttttaaaggatgcagGACATTTAATCTTAGAAAAGTacaaagatggggcgcctgggtggctcagctgttaagcgtctgccttcggctcaggtcatgatcccagggtcctgggatcgcgccccgcatcgggctccctgctcagcgggaagcctgcctctccctctcccactccccctgcttgtgttccctctctcgctgtgtctctctctgtcaaataaataaataaataatcttaaaaaaaaaaaagaaaagtacaaagatATGACAGGGCTTTAGAATTAGGGGTGATGGTTTATGCTGcctttaattttaagaaatcctAGTTAAAGAAAAACTGTTTAACATTTCTAACTTCACAATTATTCAAAACATGGCATCTTTAAGATTCCAGAAAAGGGCCTAtgagaaaaattaataagcaaaCCTAAAATGCAGGGACGTTAAACACAGAGCTGAAAACAAGGTAATTGTGGCATTTTCTTGGAAAAGAAACTTCAGTCTATGACAAGATTCCAGTTAACGAGGactctcaaataagaaaaaataaaataacatcacgttctgcatggagcactgggtgttatacacaaacaatgaatcatggaacactacatcaaaaactaatgatgcaatgtatggtgattaacataacataatataaaaaattaaaaaaaaaagaaaagaaaaataaaataacaagcaACAATTCagatttattgaatgcttaccaGGTGCTGAGGCACTGGGTTAAGTACTTTACattgattgacttatttaatcctcaccacaatccTCTGGGGCAGATATTATTTGTTATTGTCTGCACTTTATAGATAGGAAATCTGAAGCTTAAAGAGGTTAGATCACTTGCCAAATATCCCCATGCTAGCAGTGGGAGAGCCAACAGGGATTTGAGTGAAAGCTTTCTGACttcagagctgcctccctccGAAAGTGCTATACATTATAGACAAtgggtaaaaacaaacaaaaagaaaaaaaacaaacaactccctGACAATTACTGTTCTAACTTggtgaaaaaaacattttcctaTCTAATTTTCATAGCAGTCTTATGTGGTAGGTattatcatcttctttttttaaatctttttttaagattttatttatttatttgagagagagaatgagagaatgagagagagagagagggagcatgagagaggggagggtcagagggagaaggagactccctgctgagtagggagcttgatgtgggacttgatcctgagactccaggatcatgacctaaaccgaaggtggtcacttagccaactgagccacccaggcgccctatcatcttcttttttatagatgagagagGTGAAGCTTAAAGAAACTAAATACCTTGCCCAGAGCCACACATTCAGTAAGGGATAGATGCCAGACTGGGACCCACATCTGTCTCTGAAGCCCCAGTATTCTACACAGGTTCCTCAGGGGCCTCAGTGAATACCAAACAGTTTTATCTCCATCTCTGCTCCTATCTGCGGAGGAGCAaacccttcctcccaccttctctTCTAAGGCAGTCACCCAAAACACACCCTCTCCACCCCATGGCTTCCTTCACCGGCTGATTACCACAGCTCCTAACCAACCAAGGTGAGACTCGACTGAGAAGCTTTCCCTGCTGctgtcctcttcccctcccccagtctgAGTCCCCTGTGGGTGCTCGCTCGTGGAAAGCACCTTAGGTTTTCCTGGTTCCCGCATTCACGCTCCCCTGGAGTCGACACTGTTAgtgtcccctctctcttcctgtccaGGGCTCTGCCGCACACACTATCCAACAGTGATTGTTTTCTTATCTCCTCAGTGTCTAGctaagtgcctggcacacagttcaTGCTCCGTGAATGCgcgatggatggatgaataaaaacTGACCTCCGAAGTCCTCTACAATTACCAACATATAATGAATGCCATAATTCAAAAGTCCCTGCCACTTACAGAACACACACAGTGTGTGTCATATATATTGGTGAATctatatagttcttttttttttttaagattttatttatttatttgacagagagagacatagtgagaaagagagcacaagcagggggagtgggagagggagaagcaggcctccccacggagcagggagcccgatgtggggctcgatcccaggactctgggatcatgacctgagccgaaggcagatgcttaatgactgagccacccaggcgcccctatatagttctaatatttaaatgaaatggaccaaATAGTACTCATTAGGATGAATAAAGACATGGGTAaatttaaacagatttttcttgttttttgaaagagttaatgattttttttttttaagattttatttatttatttgacaaagagagacacagcgagagagggaacacaagcagagggagtgggagagggagaagcaggcaccctgggatcatgacctgagccaaaggcagacgcttaacgactgagccacccaggcgccccaagagttaaTGATTATTTACTAATTATAATGAAcatttacatttgtaaaaatagTCTGCATCTTCagatacattatctcatttaatccttatgatcagttctttttttaaatatttatttgagagagagagagagcacaaacaggagtgggggaggggcagagggagcaggagaagcagactccccgctgagcaggaagcccaggaccctgggatcatgacctgagccaaaggtaactgcttaaccgctgagccatccaggtgcccctcttatgaACAGTTCTGTGAAATAGGTATTAGATATTGTATGATAGCATAATGAGCTCGAAGGTGATATATTCAAGATCAtacaactaataaataaaattgctagGAATAGACTCCAGTTCTTTAGTCCAGTGTTCTTTTCACTATGTTACCTATGAAGACATAGACATACTGAAAGTGAATATTGcctataaaatgcagattcacAAAAAATAGTGAGTGAGGGAAGATTATCCTTTCTTTCATACTGAGAGAGCATTTATTCTGGTGGGCACTGGTCTTAGAATCATGAGAGCAGTCGTATAAATATCTTTAGTTAATTTTCCTGGCATAGTCTTCAGACTTTCTTTAAactgattataaaagaaaaaaagagtaacattTCACTGTATAACATCTGTACAATGTTTCACCATGTACATGTATCagctatttcaaaattttaacaaataaaaagattctaGTAAGTTTATATTCTTTACTGAGTCAAGTGAGTGTCATAACGCATACCAACTGAGGGCAGGTGTTCTCCAAAAAGCTTTTAGAAACACCATCTTTACTAGATAATTGAATGCCCCcatatattttcatgtctttGCATATTAGAATTGTGAGGtgcatattaaatataaataacgAACAGACTCATGTTACAAATGCACTGAGAAACCAAGAACTGCTGGCTACCACAAATCTGTAAGCAGCAGATCAAGGACTGAATCCCTgattttctgactccaaagccactattttccttttctaggcTGCCTAGACCTGCTCGTGAAAGTTACAACTAGCCCTCTGGTCAGATTACTGGGTTTCCAAGGTTGCTTTGCTGGGCCCTAAAGTACTCATAAGATCTGCAAGAtgtattaagtgaaagaagcaatgtgatatattttattttatcactttgtACCAAAAAGTGaaactttttttcaagatttttaaaattttgttttaattccagtgtagtttacatagtacaatatagtgatctaacagttccatacatcacctggtgctcatcaagataagtatactcttaatcccctttccgtatttctcccacccccccacccacctcgcctctggtgaccatctgttctctatagttaagagtctgcttttgggtttgtctctttttcttcctttgttcccttgttttgttttagtttaatatttttttattatgttatgttaatcaccatacattacatcattagtttttgatgtagtgtttaaaaagaatatatgtttGCATTTGCTTATTATGCATACACTATCAGTTGCCTACAggttccccatctgtaaaatgttgGTGAtgggatttcattaaatattgcaaatattagaacagtgcctggcacatggaaatACCATTTTACTTGGATTCTCAATCCAAATAATTTCTTGGCTTAATCATATTCTAAAATACCCCTTTAAAGATCATTTTTTACTGGCACTGGCAAGATGAAAACGCGGCAAGCCACAGCAAAATGTAATTACTTAAAGCTGCTTTAAATTAGGCCCAATAGCAGAGTGATTAGCCAATACTGAAAGATGTTTGGTGAACCACAATTATAGATATCAAAGAACGATTGCAGTTCACCCTTTTACTAAGTTAATAactaaaatccttttttttcccccttaaaaggGGTCATGCAGATGTTTACTACAATGTATTTTAACAGTTTGCTACTCTAAATGGTATGAACAACTTTAAggaaaatcttaaacaaaatatgACCTTAGATTACAACCCCAAAATACATTTACAAGTCTCAACGTTACTGTTACCATTTTAAGTTAGTAAAAGGCACACCGTATCTGCTGTAAAGTCGTGGGGAGACAAACTGCATTAGGATTATGTTCAAAACACAGGGGCTAGGGAacagggctttttaaaaacagaatatttgCCTCAGTGGCCTCTAAAAAGAGGCCATGCCAAGGTGACGAAAACCGACCCCCACCCTGAGCCACGTGGGGTTTTCTGTCTCCTCCTGCGCGCTTTCTTCCGCAGTCAGAGGACCCAAGAAAGTGACCTCAAGGTGGGGGCGTGCCCGGGGGCGGGCCGGGGTGGCCTCGGTGCTGCGGAGACCCGAACCCGGGGGTCCCGGCCTGCCTATAGGTGTCCCAGCGCACCACTAGCGCGGGTCGCTCGGACCCAGGAGTGGGCGCCGGGGAGAGGCGGCCGAGTGTCCTCCTCGCCGCCTGGGACCGCGGCATACTGCCGGCGCCGCCCCAGTCCCCCTTCCTCTGAATCTGGGTGCGCCCGGAGCCGCGCGCGACTTCCCCGGGACTCGCGGTCTCGTTGCGCTCTGACCCCGACCAAGACCAGAGGGGGACCTCTGCCCTCTGAGAAAAGGCATGTGGCTAGTATCTAAATCAAATTCACAATATGGCTCGAGATACCCCCACCCCTCAAAAGTCTGGACCATTATCGAAACATGAATAAGAGCAACTAGTCAGTGGTGCCCAGTAGGTTACTTAGATATAAATCAGGGATAtgtatagttttgcttttccttaggttctatttttaaaaaggattctcTATAaggtattatattttatatgctcATCTGCAATCACAGGACCTTGGAGAAAACTTGCTTACAATCTGGGATGGCTTTGGAGTCctactttaattttcctttctcttctgggcATAATAATGCAAGTCCGGCTGTCTTTATTTGCTCCTGGAACATTCTTGGAccattttgttactttatttggaatactggattattttttttcaccatCCAAAAGAGCTGTAAGGAGGAAGTACTAGAAAAATTAAGAGGTGAGATTTGAATCAGAAGTTGTAGTTTTTATAAGCTCCTGCGGAAGTGTTTGTGCGCATCTATTAAAGAATTCCAGTGTCCAGCATAGTGctgaatatacacacatatctataaaaattacTGTTAGGGGcgcattcggctcaggtcgtgatcccagagtcctgggatccagtcccacatcaggctcccagctcaggggcgagtgtgcttctccttccttctccctctgcccctctacctgctccttctctctttctcttgctcactctctctcaaataaataaataaaatctttaaaaaaaattactgttagAATATAGTAGGCCCCTATTTTCAAACAATAATTCAACTGAAAGTACACATATCTCCAATTATTACAATTTTAGGATTGTATAAAAGTACTTAAGTTTGCAACGTCACATTTTAATGAATTGTGCAGATTTCACAGAGGTCACTTTTCTCACTTTTATTAAATGGAAATCATCTTTGATACTTTTCCCTCTTACCAACATCCACTTtcattttgacttttctttcttagatTAGATGTTAACTACAATTCTGGATTCCATGTAAAGCTTTCAAGTACTCAACTTTTAGTCTTCTTCAGTCTTTGCTTCCTTCCCTCATGTCACTTAACCATTTCTTTACGTTTTCAAAAATTTGCTATtcctgttaaaatatttatatgaccTAGTATTATCTCCAATAATGTTCAAACCTAAACCATTTGAGGCTTGCTCAAGAAGGCCTGGGAAATAATAAATCTAGTGTGGCATCCTAATCTTAATCTGACATAATACAGTGTGCAGTTCATATTACTATGATGTACAAATATGACTGATTGTGGGAATCTAGTTTCAAAGAGAATAGTCATTAATGTTTCCAAGGAAGTAAATAAGAGCAGAGGTATTTGCATTGTTCTATTGGTAGTGACTGATTTTAATTGGtatcttacatttttattatattacaaaCATTGACTAGCATATCAAGATGATTTTATTCCATATGTATATGACTGGGTAAGGGCACCAGGACAATGCAATgtgaaaaaagaatttatgaaagGAAAGAAGCTAGAAATATAGACATAGAAAAGGCTTTTTTGCTGGAAAAAGATTAGTTATATGAATTTCTAAGGAAACTTAAATATGGCCTAGTTTCTTTCATGAAAACTCAAAGTTAAAAAGAGAAGGCTAGAAACCTGCTAATGacgaaattaaaaaaaaaaaacttaattttagaTGTTTATATCTACAAAGAGTggtaaaacaaaaagatatagaAAGGTTATTCTGAAAgacttatttcatttacaaagaaaaaaaaggatttgggTTGTGAGAAGTAACTGAAAGCTAGGACTAGAACTGTATTCCACAATGAAACAGAAAGTAAGTAAGCACCATACAAGTTTGCCTTTAACTGCTTCCcagttgttttatatattagtTTTCCTCTTCCAATTTGATTGTGGGTTCCTCTCCAAAAGGGAGTATTTCTTTTGTACATGCCACAGAACTTCACTTAGCCCTGGACACATAGTAGGTTTCAAGTATTTGTTAATAGATTGGCTGGAGGAGTTGCAGTGATGTTCCACACATGGAAGAGACATACTGACAGAGTAACtagctcattaaaaataaaagttctttctTGAAAGGAGTATTTTTCAGTCTGCCCTGATTGTCAACCAAAAAGGCCTTATCTGGTTTCACCCCTGATTTATGCTAAAATTTAGTTAAAATCAATGGGACGACAGAAAATGGGCCACTTTTTGGAAGCAGTGATTTCACAGCAAGTGTTGAGGATAGGAAATTGGGTGGATAAGCTTGCTGATGCTCTAGATCTTAGTTTCTGCATGAGATCATGTGGAAAGACtgaatttgaaaaattctttttaggTTTCTCATCCTAGCAATCAAATGAGTGTACACTGGAAAGAAAATGTACCACGAGAGTAGACACACACAGGGTCTTTTTATAGCGTAATAAAACTAGAGTTAAAAGGCAAACTGTGGGATTGAAATCTATTCTAAACTGAAAAACCAGACGTCTGGAGTACCATATGGGGTGAACGTGTGATACGGGCTTCGATAAAAGCAGCGGGCTTTGAATGGAACAAACCAAGAGGCCAGCCCAAGAGCATATTCGTCCTGGCCACGGCCACCAAGTTGAAACCATTACGGATTGTCGGGCCGTGAAGGCCGGCCTTTGCGTCCTCCGACCCCCCTCTGCCCTGAGTGCCGGGGCCTTGTACGCCTCTCCAGCCCGGAGGGGATCTGAAGGCAGAGACCGGGGAGGAGCCAGCCCGGGGCGGACCTGCGACGAGCGAAGGAAGCGGCTCAAAGGGGCTGTCCCAGACCTTCGGGAGGACTAGGCTAAGAACTGGAGGTATATGGCCGAGGGAAAGCATACTCCAACCTCCACACCACCTTTGCAGTTAAACCAGGAATCGTACAGGGAAGATTCTGTACTTCCCCGCCGGGCCGCCTCCTcgccgcccgccccccgccccttccAGCTGGAGCTGAGAGTAATTCATACAAAGGAGGACTCGCCTCTGCCTTGGGGAATCCCAGGGACCGTCGTTAAACTCTCGCTAACCTAGAACCGAGGGATCGCTGGTCCCCgcctcctcactccctctctctcgtCGTCATCGGGGTCGAGAGGAGCATGCGCGAGGCGATGTGTGCTCTTCAGTGGGCTGAGCGTACATCGCCCACGGTCCCCGAGAAGTAGGGGGAGGGGACGGCAATTGAACGGGTGCCTGATGGAGTTGGCGCGGGGTAAACTGGGAAAGTGGTGTCGTGTGCTGGCTCCGCCCTCTTCCCCGAGGGTGGGGGAGGACCGTATATAAGTGCCGCAGCCGCCCTGAACGTTCTTTTTCGCAACGGGTTTGCCGCCAGAACACAGGTGAGTGCCGGGTGTGGCTTCCGCGGGCCTGGCCTCTTTGAGCCGGCTGCGGCCCTCGCGTGCCTTTTACAACTGCCGCGCCACCGAGCCACTTTACGATGTTCTTGACCCCGAATTTCGGGTTGTGAGTAGGTGGGAAGGTTCGAGGCCTTTCGCTTTTTTTAGGATCCCCTTCGCCTCGTGGTTGGTTTGAGGCCTGGCTTGGGTGCTGTGGCGGCCGCGTGCGAATTCCGCCGCACCTTATTGCCTGCCCTGATAACAGTCGTTTAAGTCTCCAAACAacggaactaaaaaaaaaaaagccgctaTGGTTTCCTCCGTCGACGTAGTTTAGCGAAGGTTGTTCAGGATTTCCACAGGGTGGGCTCTTTTGCGGTCGTCGGGTTCTTGGGGTTGTGGGGCCGCTGCGAGGCGCGGAGGGCGGCGGCGAGGCCCACTCGTCCCGGCGCACATGTCCGACGAGCCGAGGGGGGCCCACGAGCCGGACGCGGGAGAGTCCCGTGGAGTGGGCCGGGCGGCTTTGGTGGCCAGCCTCGCGCCGCGATATGCCATCCCATCCCGGGCGGCGAGGCCGGCCCCGCTCGGCACCAGTTGCGTGCGCGGAAAGATGGCCGCTCTCCGGCCCTGCTGCAGGGAGCTCAAAATGGAGGACGCGGCGGCCCGGGAGAGCGGGGCGGGTGAGTCACCCACACAAAGGAAAAGGGCCTTTCCCTCTTAGGCCGCTGCTTCCTGTGACCCCACGGTGTACCGGGCGCCGTCTTGGCACCTTCGTTTCTTCTCAACGCCTTGGAAGCAGGCCTTCCTCGGGGGAGGGGATTTTATGCGGTGGAGTTAACCCCATGCTTAGTGGGTGGAGACGAGAGTTGGGCCAGTTTGGCACTGGTTGTAATTCTCCTTGGAATTTGCCCTTTGCGAGTGCGGGTCGTGGCTTATTCTCAAGCCACTGGGACAGTagtttaaaggatttttttttttccttcaatttagGTGTCGTGAAAACCACCGCTCAACCTAaaccaaaatgggaaaggaaaagactcacATCAACATCGTCGTCATTGGACACGTAGATTCGGGCAAGTCTACCACTACTGGTCATCTGATCTACAAATGTGGTGGGATCGACAAAAGAACTATCgaaaaatttgagaaggaggCTGCTGAGGTAGGTccaataaaataatgagaaaggtAGTTCAGATAAGTCAGCAAGTGTTAACACCCGCAAAACTAGTCACTAGTTTGTATCTGAATGTCCTACATAAGGCGGAATAAACTAGTGCATGCTGTTATCTATGTAACTTTGGGAACTAAGTTAAAGCCACCTAACAGGTGTAAAGTGGAATTCAGCGTTTCTGCTTAAGTGGGAGTAAGGGATTTCAAGTTGAAGTTTGATCATGTTTCAGTTACCAAGTAACCATTTTTAATCCTTACAGATGGGAAAGGGCTCCTTCAAGTATGCCTGGGTCTTGGATAAACTGAAAGCTGAACGTGAACGTGGTATCACCATTGATATCTCCCTGTGGAAATTCGAGACCAGCAAGTATTATGTGACCATCATTgatgccccaggacacagagactttatcaaaaacatgattACAGGCACATCTCAGGTTTGTAGGATTAATAACTTGAAAATAACTGTAGGCTTGCATTCTGCATCAGAAAAGGGGTGAGTTCATTCTTTTGAAGAACATTTAACAGGATAGGTCTTGTTGTGTTTTAAAGGCTGACTGTGCTGTCCTGATTGTTGCTGCTGGTGTCGGTGAATTTGAAGCCGGTATCTCCAAGAATGGGCAGACCCGTGAGCATGCCCTTCTGGCTTACACCCTGGGTGTAAAACAACTAATTGTTGGTGTTAACAAGATGgattccactgagccaccctacaGCCAGAAGAGATACGAGGAAATCGTTAAGGAAGTcagcacctacattaagaaaattggctACAACCCCGACACAGTAGCATTTGTGCCAATTTCTGGTTGGAACGGTGACAACATGCTGGAGCCAAGTGCTAACGTAAGTGACTTCAAGACTTACAGAGAAAGCGATGGAAGGGGCAGATTTTGACACTAAATGACAACCGTTTGAGGAATGCTAATGGACAATCTTGTTTTAGATGCCTTGGTTCAAGGGATGGAAAGTCACCCGTAAAGATGGGAATGCCAGTGGAACCACACTGCTTGAAGCTCTGGATTGCATTCTGCCACCAACTCGTCCAACTGACAAGCCCTTGCGTCTGCCTCTCCAGGACGTCTACAAAATTGGTGGTAAGTTGAACATTACTATCAGAATGTAATTTGTATGGGTTGCAGTACTTTTTTCACATGAGGTATTTGACACCacacttgtaaatattttaggtattGGTACTGTCCCTGTGGGCCGAGTCGAGACTGGTGTTCTTAAACCTGGCATGGTGGTCACCTTTGCTCCAGTCAATGTTACAACTGAAGtaaagtctgttgaaatgcaccatgaaGCTTTGAGTGAGGCTCTTCCTGGGGACAATGTGGGCTTCAATGTGAAGAACGTATCTGTCAAAGATGTTCGTCGTGGCAATGTGgctggtgacagcaaaaatgacccaCCAATGGAAGCAGCTGGCTTCACAGCTCAGGTAACACTTTAAAGTGGCAGTGTTCTCAACTCAACTGCCAGAATCT encodes the following:
- the EEF1A1 gene encoding elongation factor 1-alpha 1, whose translation is MGKEKTHINIVVIGHVDSGKSTTTGHLIYKCGGIDKRTIEKFEKEAAEMGKGSFKYAWVLDKLKAERERGITIDISLWKFETSKYYVTIIDAPGHRDFIKNMITGTSQADCAVLIVAAGVGEFEAGISKNGQTREHALLAYTLGVKQLIVGVNKMDSTEPPYSQKRYEEIVKEVSTYIKKIGYNPDTVAFVPISGWNGDNMLEPSANMPWFKGWKVTRKDGNASGTTLLEALDCILPPTRPTDKPLRLPLQDVYKIGGIGTVPVGRVETGVLKPGMVVTFAPVNVTTEVKSVEMHHEALSEALPGDNVGFNVKNVSVKDVRRGNVAGDSKNDPPMEAAGFTAQVIILNHPGQISAGYAPVLDCHTAHIACKFAELKEKIDRRSGKKLEDGPKFLKSGDAAIVDMVPGKPMCVESFSDYPPLGRFAVRDMRQTVAVGVIKAVDKKAAGAGKVTKSAQKAQKAK